From a single Sorghum bicolor cultivar BTx623 chromosome 5, Sorghum_bicolor_NCBIv3, whole genome shotgun sequence genomic region:
- the LOC8076777 gene encoding uncharacterized protein LOC8076777, translating to MGNTCFRGEDEEEGGQRRERYPYYQPQYHSYSGGGGDPPPAPRRHQQGLAAAAGPHGLASDPNIGHQQRSNGVPNSRVVATSQYQSNTEDIDESSAEGLCSAKSYAKANQLLIQVSVLGTTKKFWRLSDNATRISRKLVLILRSHHAVGKHLAAPLQVSNVWIGAAAGGGSVKLRGVSFTAKGFGVDRVRDDYRHLSRVLLAILRASAGGGHAAVASRLPPDYRDFLALLGSDTLSMDDEFLIVNNAALLPMKNRTEAFLMLHDRIVKHLGRTDRAKKKRILAGLPYEDDWLETARANATINQWVVNVQHHEYRRTQSDQLRLNRNVRSHLHEYGDDGGRVEEALYCEWPELLMAMVKLLHLEGELEDTDIENKFG from the exons ATGGGGAACACGTGCTTCAGGGGAGAAGACGAAGAAGAAGGCGGCCAGCGCAGAGAGCGCTACCCCTACTACCAGCCGCAGTACCACAGCtacagtggtggtggtggtgatccACCACCTGCTCCTCGGCGCCATCAGCAGGGTCTAGCAGCTGCAGCAGGCCCCCATGGCTTG GCTTCTGATCCAAACATTGGACACCAGCAGAGGAGCAATGGGGTTCCCAACAGCAGAGTGGTGGCGACTTCTCAGTATCAATCCAA CACCGAGGACATCGACGAGTCATCAGCCGAAGGCCTCTGCAGCGCCAAGAGCTACGCCAAGGCGAACCAGCTGCTGATCCAGGTGTCGGTGCTGGGAACCACCAAGAAGTTCTGGCGGCTATCCGACAACGCGACGAGGATCTCCCGAAAGCTCGTGCTCATCTTGAGGAGCCACCACGCCGTCGGCAAGCACCTGGCCGCGCCGCTGCAGGTGTCCAACGTCTGgatcggcgccgccgccggcgggggCAGCGTCAAGCTACGCGGGGTCAGCTTCACCGCCAAGGGCTTCGGCGTCGACCGCGTCAGGGACGACTACAGGCACCTCTCCAGGGTCCTGCTGGCGATCCTCAGAGCCTCCGCCGGCGGTGGCCACGCAGCCGTCGCCAGCAGGCTCCCGCCGGACTACAGGGACTTCCTCGCGCTCCTGGGGAGCGACACCCTCTCCATGGACGACGAGTTCCTCATCGTCAACAACGCCGCCCTGCTGCCCATGAAAAACCG CACGGAGGCGTTCCTGATGCTGCACGACAGGATCGTGAAGCACCTGGGGCGGACGGACAGGGCGAAGAAGAAGAGGATCCTCGCCGGGCTGCCCTACGAGGACGACTGGCTGGAGACGGCGAGGGCGAACGCGACGATCAACCAGTGGGTGGTGAACGTGCAGCACCACGAGTACAGGAGGACGCAGTCGGACCAGCTGCGGCTCAACAGGAACGTGAGGAGCCACCTGCACGAGTACGGCGACGATGGCGGCCGCGTCGAGGAGGCCCTGTACTGCGAGTGGCCCGAGCTGCTCATGGCCATGGTGAAGCTGCTGCACCTGGAAGGCGAGCTCGAGGACACTGACATTGAGAACAAGTTCGGCTAG
- the LOC110435871 gene encoding uncharacterized protein LOC110435871: MRGINVTLRSKSKLHIDVDIEDVNGRVWRFTGVYGESQGDKKFRTWEMLKGLSTPSDGPWMCASDFNEILYNHEKEGGRSRSQSHMDQFREALEACELQDLGFFGDVFTWRNNNHRVEGYIRECLDRAVANSQWRGLFPAARVFNGDPRHSDHRPVIITVEKRDGPLCGRNGGGFNFEACWLEEEDFRKVVEEAWKQSSAIQDSKVMGALTGVASSLKHWSQNVLGDLERRIKKVKVELERCRAGFLIQEAVTREEILRFKLDRLEEQVDIYWRQKAHVKSSGSADRTQHLLDAVGPLVTSEMNEQLCKPFSFDEVEKALNSIGDLKAPGPDGLPAIFYKKCWDLIRNKVTEEVMAVLAGGDFPDGWNDTTIALIPKVSNPEEVKDLRPISLCNVLYKMVSKVLANRPKVILPEIISPAQSAFVPGRLISDNTLVAYEILHYMRNKRRGEAGYAAIKLDMSKAYDKWNGTF; the protein is encoded by the exons ATGAGGGGGATCAATGTGACGCTGAGAAGCAAATCAAAGCTTCACATTGATGTAGATATTGAGGATGTTAATGGACGAGTGTGGCGGTTTACTGGAGTATATGGGGAATCCCAGGGGGACAAAAAATTTCGCACATGGGAGATGTTGAAGGGTTTATCTACTCCAAGTGATGGCCCCTGGATGTGTGCTAGTGATTTCAACGAGATCTTATATAATCATGAGAAGGAGGGTGGAAGAAGCCGCTCACAGTCTCATATGGACCAGTTCAGAGAAGCTCTGGAGGCATGTGAGCTGCAGGACCTGGGTTTTTTTGGAGATGTTTTCACTTGGAGGAACAATAATCACCGGGTGGAGGGCTACATTAGAGAATGTTTGGACCGGGCTGTTGCAAACTCTCAATGGCGTGGTCTGTTCCCAGCAGCAAGGGTATTCAATGGTGATCCAAGGCACTCCGACCACAGACCAGTTATTATAACTGTGGAGAAACGAGATGGCCCACTGTGCGGGAGGAATGGAGGGGGCTTCAATTTTGAAGCCTGCTGGCTAGAGGAAGAGGATTTTCGGAAGGTAGTAGAGGAGGCTTGGAAGCAGAGTTCTGCAATACAGGACTCTAAAGTGATGGGTGCTCTAACAGGAGTTGCGTCTAGCCTGAAACATTGGAGTCAAAATGTTCTGGGGGACTTGGAGAGAAGAATTAAAAAGGTGAAAGTTGAGTTGGAAAGGTGTAGGGCGGGGTTTTTAATCCAGGAGGCAGTGACAAGGGAGGAGATCCTACGCTTCAAGCTGGATAGGCTAGAGGAGCAGGTGGATATCTACTGGCGACAAAAAGCTCATGTTAA GTCGTCGGGTTCTGCTGACAGAACCCAGCACCTCCTAGATGCTGTTGGGCCGCTGGTGACAAGTGAAATGAACGAGCAATTGTGCAAGCCTTTCTCATTTGACGAAGTAGAAAAGGCCTTGAACAGTATTGGTGATTTGAAAGCACCTGGCCCTGATGGCTTGCCGGCGATCTTCTACAAGAAGTGCTGGGATTTAATCAGGAACAAAGTAACAGAGGAAGTGATGGCAGTCCTAGCGGGCGGAGATTTTCCGGATGGTTGGAACGACACAACAATTGCTCTTATACCGAAAGTTTCAAACCCTGAAGAAGTAAAGGATCTACGCCCAATCAGTCTCTGCAATGTCTTGTACAAAATGGTGTCAAAAGTGCTCGCAAATAGACCGAAGGTCATTCTCCCAGAGATTATTTCTCCAGCACAAAGTGCCTTTGTTCCGGGTCGACTTATTTCTGATAACACCCTGGTAGCGTATGAGATCCTCCACTACATGCGCAATAAGAGAAGGGGAGAGGCTGGCTATGCTGCGATTAAATTGGATATGAGTAAGGCATATGACAAGTGGAATGGAACTTTCTAA